In Formosa haliotis, the sequence AACTTTTCTCTAAATCGCCATATTGCTTAAATGGCGGAATTCCCCAATTTTCGACACCTACAATATGAATATGTTCGTTATTTTTTGAAATCACATCAGATGTATTCAAGAGCAACTTAAAATTTATAGTATCGTAAAACTGTTTTACCTCATCTAAATTTGCAGCTTTCTCTGCTTCCGTTTTCCATAAACTATAATCGCCATAATCATGATTCCCTAAAACAGCATACTTTTTAATATTGGGAGACAGTTTTAAAAAACTAGATTCCCAACCTTTTAGTTCCCAAGCATAATTATTTACCAAATCGCCCGTAAAACACAACACATCGGGCTTTAAATTATTGATAATTTCTACTGCCCGATCTAGCACTTTATAGCGGTAGTTTAAACTTCCCAAATGCAAATCTGAAATATGTACTATTCGTAAGCCTTCGAAAGTTTTTGGCAAATCGGTATGATGCACCGTAACATGATAGGTTTTAAAATTATATACCGCTTTAAAAACCGCATATACTATAGCCAAAAATGGTAACAACCACGCTATAACACCTAAAACAGCGACGAGCCAAAGCTGGTCTGATTTAGAAAACGCAGTATGCGATAGGGTGAAAATACTTATAAAAATCACGAAAATAATTTTAGGCACAAACGATGCCACTGTAATACCGTAAAACGACGAGATTAACAGTTGTTTTCGTTTCACATCGATATGATCTAATCGTAATTTAAGTACAATAATTGCTGTTACCAACCCCAATGAAAAAAAGATAAACACACCGTTTATTATGGTTCTAAACACAGGAGAAGGAATGTATTTTAGTATGGCCTGAATCCAATAAAACGTCACCGCATCGACCAACAATATAGCAAGACATAACAATAAAATAACTGAAAGCGAATACGACTTCATAATAGTAGAATACTTTAGGAAGTATAAAAATACTACTTAAAGCAAGAACAAACTAACGCAATCAAAACAGAACCTTACTCTATTCGAAATTGGTCAATAATTTAATAAAATCTCACCCTATTTACACATAATTATGAAATACAAACCTCAAAATTTTATTACACTCACAAAAAAACTATACAGCTATTTTTAATTGAATTTATTTCGTTATATTCGACAAGACATAACGGTTTAAAACATGATATCAGTACAACAAGCTTTACATATAATAGATACGACAGTAGTGCCAAATCGCATTAAAAAAGTAAAAATAGCGAAAAGTCTAGGTTGTATTTTAGCCGAAGATATTACGGCTCCCATACACATGCCGTCGTTTAGACAATCGGCCATGGATGGTTATGCTATTATTTGGAGTGAAAGCGCAAAATACACATTAACTGATGAAGCAAAGGCTGGTGATGCTCAAGATTTAAGCTTAAAGCCTTTTGAAGCGGTTCGAATTTTTACTGGAGCTAAAGTACCAGACCAAGCCGACACCGTAGTCATGCAAGAACATGTGTCTAAAATAGAACACGATTTAAGCATTAACATAATGCCCAATAAAGGCGCTAATGTGAGACCGATTGGCGAGCAGGTTAAAGAAGGAGATATAGTATTAAAAAAAGGAAGTGTTTTAAATGAAGCCGCTATAGGGTTTTTATCGGGTTTAGGGCTTACAAAAGTTGCCATTTATTTACCTCCAAAAATTTCGATTTTAGTTACAGGTAATGAATTACAAAAACCAGGTAAACCACTTAAACCGGGTAAGATTTACGAGAGTAATGCTGTAATGCTACAAACGGCTTTAAAGCGGTTTGGTATTAACGACATTAAAACGTTTAAAGCAAAAGACACCTTAAAAGCAACTAGAAAAAGCATAAAAAAAGCACTAAAATTTAGCGACATCGTTCTTATTTCGGGAGGAATTTCTGTAGGAGATTACGATTTTGTAAAAGAGGCTCTAGATAAAAATCATGTAGATGAGATGTTTTATAGGTTAAATCAGAAACCAGGAAAGCCACTTTGGTTCGGAAAAAAAGACCATCAGTTTGTCTTTGCGCTACCAGGAAATCCGGCTTCTGTACTTACCTGTTTTTACGTATATGTTTTACCTATATTAAAAAAATTCTCTGGATTAACAGCTTATCATTTACCTCAAATTCAGGCAAAATCTGCCACAGCATTTAAAAACACCACAGGTAAAACGTTATTTTTAAAAGCGTATTACAACGGCGAGGATGTGACTATTTTGCAGGGTCAGCAATCCTCGATGCTACATGCATTTGCAAGTAGTAATGTCTTAGTAAAAATTCCAGAAAATTTAGAAAACATTGCGATAAACGACACAATAACCTGTATAAAATTAGACGGCCATGGAAGTTAAAAGCAGAATTTGGATAGAAAAAGACGGCAAGCCTTTTATAGGCTATGGTAAGGTTGAACTGCTAAAAAAAGTAGACAGTGAACATTCTATAACTGCTGCAGCCAAAGCTTTAAACATGTCTTACAAAAAGGCATGGAATTTATTAAACGATATGGAGCAATTAGCCGAACAACCTTTATTGGTTAAGCATATAGGCGGAAAATCTGGAGGCAGCTCTGTTTTAACCACTTATGGAAAACAGCTAATTAACGATTTTGAACAGCTTAATGATAAATGTGAAACCTTTTTAAATACCGAATTTAAATTAAATACTAATGGAGTTTCTTAGCACCAACTTTTTTATTCTATTTGCCATCATCCTTATCTGCATTTCATTTTTATATGCATCTGTAGGGCATGGTGGTGCAAGCGGATATTTAGCATTAATGGCGCTATTCTCCTTCCCTATTTTAGTAATAAAACCAACCGCTTTATTGCTTAATATTTTTGTTAGCGGTATTTCCTTTTGGTATTTTAAAAAGAATAAACATTTTAATTGGAAGCTATTTTATCCTTTTGCCATAACCTCTATTCCTGCGGCCTTTATTGGAGGGTATTTATCTATTAACACCACTCTTTACAAACAAATATTAGGAGTGTTTTTAGTGATTGCAGTATTACGGATTTTAGGTGTCTTCGGAAAAGAGCAAACCGAAAAGAAACCTATTAATATCCCCTTAGCTTTACTTGTTGGCTGTGGTATTGGACTATTTTCTGGAATGATTGGCATAGGAGGCGGAATTATTTTAAGTCCCATTATTTTACTATTGGCTTGGGGAAACACTAAAGAATCGGCAGCTGTTTCTGCCCTATTTATATTTGTAAATTCTATTTCGGGAATCATCGGGTTTCTTTTAAAAAACGAAAGTTTCCCAACCGAATCGTTTTACCTTATTCCTTTTGCAATTATCGGGGGAACCTTAGGCGCGATGTATGGCAGCCAGAAGTTTTCAAACGTAAAATTAACTTACGTGTTATCGTTCGTTTTAATATTAGCATCATTTAAATTATTTCTATTTTAATGCAAACTAAAAAACACATATCAATCTATATTCTTTGCGGTGGAAAAAGTTC encodes:
- a CDS encoding metallophosphoesterase, which gives rise to MKSYSLSVILLLCLAILLVDAVTFYWIQAILKYIPSPVFRTIINGVFIFFSLGLVTAIIVLKLRLDHIDVKRKQLLISSFYGITVASFVPKIIFVIFISIFTLSHTAFSKSDQLWLVAVLGVIAWLLPFLAIVYAVFKAVYNFKTYHVTVHHTDLPKTFEGLRIVHISDLHLGSLNYRYKVLDRAVEIINNLKPDVLCFTGDLVNNYAWELKGWESSFLKLSPNIKKYAVLGNHDYGDYSLWKTEAEKAANLDEVKQFYDTINFKLLLNTSDVISKNNEHIHIVGVENWGIPPFKQYGDLEKSLAHVTESDFKILMSHDPTHWSEEVVAHTNIALTLAGHTHGMQAGIRIRNKKWSPIKYKYKHWAGLYKETNQYLYVTRGLGWLGFPGRLGMRPEITVLTLKR
- a CDS encoding molybdopterin molybdotransferase MoeA — encoded protein: MISVQQALHIIDTTVVPNRIKKVKIAKSLGCILAEDITAPIHMPSFRQSAMDGYAIIWSESAKYTLTDEAKAGDAQDLSLKPFEAVRIFTGAKVPDQADTVVMQEHVSKIEHDLSINIMPNKGANVRPIGEQVKEGDIVLKKGSVLNEAAIGFLSGLGLTKVAIYLPPKISILVTGNELQKPGKPLKPGKIYESNAVMLQTALKRFGINDIKTFKAKDTLKATRKSIKKALKFSDIVLISGGISVGDYDFVKEALDKNHVDEMFYRLNQKPGKPLWFGKKDHQFVFALPGNPASVLTCFYVYVLPILKKFSGLTAYHLPQIQAKSATAFKNTTGKTLFLKAYYNGEDVTILQGQQSSMLHAFASSNVLVKIPENLENIAINDTITCIKLDGHGS
- a CDS encoding winged helix-turn-helix domain-containing protein — its product is MEVKSRIWIEKDGKPFIGYGKVELLKKVDSEHSITAAAKALNMSYKKAWNLLNDMEQLAEQPLLVKHIGGKSGGSSVLTTYGKQLINDFEQLNDKCETFLNTEFKLNTNGVS
- a CDS encoding sulfite exporter TauE/SafE family protein, with the translated sequence MEFLSTNFFILFAIILICISFLYASVGHGGASGYLALMALFSFPILVIKPTALLLNIFVSGISFWYFKKNKHFNWKLFYPFAITSIPAAFIGGYLSINTTLYKQILGVFLVIAVLRILGVFGKEQTEKKPINIPLALLVGCGIGLFSGMIGIGGGIILSPIILLLAWGNTKESAAVSALFIFVNSISGIIGFLLKNESFPTESFYLIPFAIIGGTLGAMYGSQKFSNVKLTYVLSFVLILASFKLFLF